In Lathyrus oleraceus cultivar Zhongwan6 chromosome 2, CAAS_Psat_ZW6_1.0, whole genome shotgun sequence, the DNA window TTCTTGCATGACCATGAAACTAAAGCATTTCCTAAGATGTTACATGTTCCACTCGTACTTTTGCGGTCAGTTTTGCAACCTGCATAGTCCGCGTCAGAATAACCAAGTAAATTACAtacactacctttaggataccataatCCGACGTTTGTTGTTCCCTTCAGATATTTCATAATCCTTTTCACCGCCATGAGATGAGATTCTTTCGAGTTTGCTTGAAAGCGAGCACATAAACAAACactaaacattatgtcaggacggCTTACCGTCAAATATAATAACGAACCGATCATATCTCGATACTTTGTAATATCAATAGAGACACCGgattcgtcttgatcaacataagttccGGATCCCATTGGTGTAGACATTGCTTTACAACTATCCATGTCGAATCTTTTCAACAACTCTTTGCaatactttgattggttgatgaAAATGCCATCCtttagttgcttgatttgaagtccaagaaaatagttcatctTTCCCATAATGGACATTTCAAATTCTCCTTGCATTATGGATGAGAATTCTTCACATAATTCTTTGTTGGTTGATCCGAAGATGATATCGTCAACATATACTTGAACTAATAGAGTATGGTTCTTAATTTTCTTTATGAACAATGTCAACTTTACCTTTTTCAAAGCCATGTTCGCATAAAAAGTTGCTAAGACAATCATACCatgctcttggtgcttgctttaaTCCATAGAGTGCCTTTTTCAACTTATAGACATGTGAGGTAcgcttgaagtcttcaaagcccgggggttgtttgacatagacttcttcattgatatagccattcaagaatgcgctcttgacatccatttgaaaaaGCTAAAAATTTAAAGAGCAAGCATAAGCAAGTAAAAGACGAATAACTTCTAACCTTGCAACGAGAGCGAAAGTTTcttcaaagtcgattccttcctcttgattatacccttgagccaccaaccttgctttgtttcgaacaattataccattctcatcaagcttgttcttaaacacccatcttgtacctatgatgtgtttatcacttggtctaggaacaagttcccaaacttgattcctttcgaattggtttaactcttcttgcatagcaatTATCCATTGATCGTCTCCTAAGGCTTCATCAACTTTGGAAGGTTCAATTTGAGAAACAAACGTCGTATTCAAACAAGCATCTTGAAGATTTAGTCTTGTTGTAGTGccttgactaatgtcaccaataactttatcaattggatgatctctatgagttctccattcttTCGGTAGATCGTTGACATTTGTATTTGGTTGTGAAACTTCTTCTTGTTGTTCCGATGGATCTTTGTTGGTATCTTTGGAAGAGATTTCTTGAGGGATTtctattatatcatcatcatcatcacataTAATAATATCCTCCTTGGATGGGTTAGATTCATCAAAAGATGCATGCATTGATTCTTCAATTTTTAAAGTTCTTTtgttataaattctaaaagctttaCTAGTAAAagaataaccaagaaaaataccttcatcgGATTTTTCGTCAAACTTACCAAGATTATCTTTGTCATTGTTAAGGACAAAGCATTTGCATCCAAAGATGTGAAAATGATCAATGTTTGGTTTCCTACCTTTAAAtagttcatatggagtcttctttAAGATAGGATAAATATTAACTCTATTACTTACAAAACATGCCGTGCTcaccgcatccgcccaaaaatacttaggaagatttgaATCGCTAAGCATTGTACTTGCAAGTTCAACAAGTGatctattctttctttcaacaactccattttgttgaggagttCTTGGTGCCGAGAAGTTGTGAGATATTCCATGTTCTCCGCAAAATTCTTCAAACGAAGCATTTTGAAATTCTCCACCGTGATCACTTCTTATGGAGGCGattgttaatgatttctcattttgaatttatttgGCATATTTCTTGAATGCCTTAAATGCATCAattttctgcactaaaaagaatgtccaagtgtatctagaaaaatcatcaacaataactaaagcatataaattacctccgaagcttcttattcttgatggaccaaataagtccatgtgtaacagttgtagtggcctagaagtggacaccacatttttggatgtgaaagatgacttggtttgcttccccttttgacatgcatcgcaaagcctatctttgatgaattttatctttggcaatccaatgacaaggtcatgttttactaacttattcaagtgctccatgtgaatgtgagcaaatctcttatgccataaccatgagtcgttgttatttcccacaagacacttaaccttcaaagaaacatcgtcaagggaaatcatgaaaatattattaattcaCTTACCTATAAGCATTACCTCTTGTGTGATTTCGTCTTCAATTAagcattcatcttttgtgaaccttattttgaatcctttgtcacaaagttggcttatgcttaagagattgtgctttagtccttcgacatatagcacatcttcgatggatatgaaatttggtgcacctactttgcctatgccaagaattcttcctttgttgttatctccataagtaacataacccttggccttaagctttagatctgaaaaattgtGCATATCACCGGTCATAtgcttggagcacccactatccaaataccaaagatttgttgtggccttcaagcatacctattcttcatcatcggaatgatgtgaagccattagcgccaagtttgcacattcctcgctatccgatccggatgaagaactaatttcattgtcctcCCATGCAAGATATGCCTTTTTATTCTTGAAGTCCTTCTTGCTCTTGAATCCTTCTTTCTTTGAGAGTTTAGGATATTCCGGCTTTATGTggccttgctttccacattcgtagcatgttacatcttgcgtagatgtggtggcctcctttttcctgaaatgtctattctttttagcgttaaagggtttatcatttttgttgaagaacttaccgagccttttaacaaggagcataaaattctcatcttcctccaatgcgtcatcATTTTTATCTTCTTTTGCGTCTACCTTCAAGGCAATCCCTTTAGATTTATTTTCTTGgctttcatgtttctcaagcctaccgagttctaactcatgttcttgaagtttgccaaagagagatgcggacgtcattgttgagagacttttcttttcggagatagccgtcaccttcggttgccattctcgagtcaatgatcttagtactttaagattgagatcgtcatttgtaaatgtttttccgagagcaatcaagtggtttgtcaagtgaacaaatctcttttgtagtgccacgatggattctccgggcagcattctaaacatctcatattcttgacttaatgtattcaaccttgatctctttacttcggcggtgccttcatgtgtctccactagggtgtcccatatttcttgtgccgacttgcattgagatatgcggaataactcatccatgcttaaagcactttgaagaatgtttactgctttcttttcatttaagatttttttcttatcatcttcatcgtACGAACTCTTTATCTTTGGAATACCAACACCATTGATCACACTCGTAGGATTATGTGGACCGTTTTCAACGGCTTCCCATATGTGTTCTCCTTGGGcttctagatgtgccttcatatggatcttccaaaaatcaaaatattctccaaagaataatggtggtttgttactacttccaccgtctttaaAAACCGGATTCGTGCTAGCGGAAGCCATGCGGATCTTTTAGGaacaggttacctataacctgctctgataccaattgtaagaacgaagtgcgcctaagagggggggggggggttaatTAGGTTCTTTAAAATTTTATCCGGTTTTATGATATGAAGTTGATAATATTTCTggtttggaaatttatgaaagATGTAAAGGCGGAAAGATAAATGACATAAGGATATATCTTGGTTCCCCTCACAAtccgagagtactccagtccccttacGCAGTAAGAGATTTTCACTATGTTTGGTAACTTGAACAAGAAATAACCAAAaaccaagaacaatcctcttggattttcactaagtcaccctatgagaacaatcctctcaatGTGACTAATATTGCTTCCTAACAATCCTAGAAAGCAAATATACAACAAGTATAATTTTTGTATAAGAGTTTGAATAGATGAAATATATCAATCACTTGATTGATCTTCTATTTCAAGTAAAACAAATCACAAGGATAATATTAGTGCTCAATGTGTATGAGTATATGAGAGTATTTTTCTGAAATATGTATGTAACAATGTTGGAAAAATATCTCAATGAAAGTTGATGTATATATGAACACTTTGGTTAAAAGTTGGTATATTTGAAGTTTGTAATTTTTATGAAAGAGGTGAGAGATAAAATCTGAAAAGTATAGTATATATAGGAGACTCTATACCCTTTAGAAAGGCTGCATATTAGTGGAACAATGCAATGGTCAAAGGCAAGAGATATGAATTTGTATGGCACTGAATAACAATGAAGAAGTGCCACTGGttcaggtgtaaccggttacctgaaggatgtaaccggttacatggttACGTTATGGCCCAGAAATTCAAAAACTAGATCATGTAACCGGTTACTTAAatgatgtaaccggttacatcatATTGAAAATGATCAAATATAAAGGTTTTTTTTGCTACTGCCAgggatgtaaccggttacatgatattggtaaccggttacatgaacTTAAAAGACCAAAAATAGTGTTTTGTAAAAGGGTAAGTGTTTATGGTATGTATTTGATGTTTTGGTAATGCATTCGACTAAATGTTTTAAGCACTAACAAATATCAATGCAAAGAGTTTTAGCTTGTACCCATATAAGTTGAAGATCAATTACTTTGAGTCTTTAATTCTTCATGAAATTTGTAAGCAAGCTTTGATTCTTATGCAATTTGTCTTGGCTCATCCTTTTTGATATTCTTGAAatatgttgtcttcatcaaaacaaagTCTTTAAGCAATTTTGGAGAAGCTTGAAAATACaaaacggactatctattctagggactctattaaacaaacataataaagaaaaagccttttattattaataaataattcgatacaagtaccaaaagtattggcctttagaGCTTACACCAACACGTAGTGCATTGAAAGCTCTATTTCAGTGTAGTTTCCGCAATCATCATTATTTATGGCTCCGTAACAGAATAGTGGCTCCGTCTGTGGGAATCGACTTATGATTCCTACTATTTCTATGATCTCACGTACAATTCTCATATCTGGGCTCCAAAGTGGTTTTCAGGGAAGAAAATGAAGTTTCAAGAAACTGAAATCTCTTACTTGAGCTGTTTGGATCCACCGAATTACAATTTGACGTTAGACAAGTAGTTACGTCAATTTTGAGCCACCTCTGATTGACACCAAAAGGAGCCTCGGGTTGAAGTCCCATTTGGGGACATCCCGATCATTTGGGTGCATCGGCCTCAAGTGCTCAGGAAACTTAATCGATGAGTTCCCTCTGATTCAGGTTTAAATTTGCAAGGTCAGGCGGGATCCACATTCACCATACATCCCTCGTCAAATCCAACCTAAAACTCATATCGGGTCTGACAAGGAAAGAAGAAACCACCTCCAAAAAATGGCACGACACTAGTACTATTATGGTCAACCGTTATCGGGTATCTCATCATCGTAACAACAAAATCTCAATACCAGACAATCAACAAGGCTTTAGGACCCCTAAATGATTAGGGAGTTGTGAGATGACAGACATTCCTGAATATAAGGCAACTTGGGGGACCATCCAGCCAACTGAGAGTCACGTTAATGGAGTAAGTGAGGGATACACTACTTTCCATTGGTAGGAGAACCTCCTAATACCCCATCCTTAATCTAAAATGGGGGCTAGGCGATTGTCCAGGGTGTTAATAGAGGAGGAATGAGACTCGCACCTAATAGAGCATGTCGGGGAACAACTACCTGGGAGATTCTGAAAGCTTTAAGGATAAAAGTATGTTAGAAGAGTTATATGTCTCAACAAATTCCAATAAGATTCCCTTCAGCCCGAGACAATACAAGCACCCTCGGGTGCATCGAAGGAGAAAGTTCAGGCCTAAGAAGACCGAGTCATTACAGTCTCTGAAAGAAGACTAAAAAACATAACAGAGGTTGGACACATTCCAAGTCAAGAGCTCTTTGTCGCGACACAAAAAATACATGAGCGCTCGCACGCTTAAGATCATAACATAttcaccaccgaactttatttattccagaaggaaagggaaaatatcgataaaacccttaaagaaaaaaaataaatggtcttcgcaaccaaattcaggttcaagagtcggttatgcaaggggaaagtattagcatttgtcacatctgttgtactcaacgagaaccatttagTTAGATTTGTGAATAGAATGTTAATGtaatattatttattttcatCAAGTTACTAAAAGGttaaaaggaaataaaaaatgTCTCAAAAAGGTTTTTTTATTAGGGTGATTGGCAAGGTTATGAGTCTTGCTCCTACATATCTTCAAGTACGATGAGGAATTCAGAGCTACGTATTTTTGAGTAGAAAATCATGTATTTGTTGGTTTATTTTAGTGAATGAATTCCTGGGTCTCATTCTAGCGATTAGTTGCTTGAATGCTTGCAATTGGAGTCTTAAACGTTTGTTTGTATCGTGGTATAATGGATAAAACATTTTCCGTTTGTGAAAGGATTTTCGATTGCGAGGAGGTGAGAAAAAGATAATTTAATGTGTTAAATAAGGGGGGAAAACAACAAAATCCcaacataataaaaaaaaatacaacACAAAAAGAAAATAAGGGGGGCGAAGAGCAGAAAGGCCCAACGCTGGCCCGGTCCAAAAAGATTGGGTTAAACTTTGTTGACTCAACCTTACA includes these proteins:
- the LOC127123786 gene encoding uncharacterized mitochondrial protein AtMg00810-like, with translation MALKKVKLTLFIKKIKNHTLLVQVYVDDIIFGSTNKELCEEFSSIMQGEFEMSIMGKMNYFLGLQIKQLKDGIFINQSKYCKELLKRFDMDSCKAMSTPMGSGTYVDQDESGVSIDITKYRDMIGSLLYLTVSRPDIMFSVCLCARFQANSKESHLMAVKRIMKYLKGTTNVGLWYPKGSVCNLLGYSDADYAGCKTDRKSTSGTCNILGNALVSWSCKKQACVALSTAEAEYIAAGSCCAQILWLKQQLSDYGVNLGCIPLRCDNTSAVNITKNPVMHSRTKHIDIQHHFLRDHVLKGDVEVTFVDTHNQLADIFTKPLAKEPFFKIQRELGILDEHDV